A region of Alteromonadaceae bacterium 2753L.S.0a.02 DNA encodes the following proteins:
- a CDS encoding catechol 2,3-dioxygenase-like lactoylglutathione lyase family enzyme — protein MKIYMEHINLHVRDIEATATFIRTAFPHYKVRYDSGANCEERWMHIGDDNCYFAIYQASEFSTPNHQPYSGQVGFNHVGMVVDSAATIQQRLSANGYTESTLENNHPARQRVYFFDPDGNDWEFVEYLSEDPKLRHDYSDA, from the coding sequence ATGAAAATCTACATGGAACATATTAATTTACACGTGCGTGATATTGAAGCAACAGCAACATTTATCCGAACAGCATTTCCGCACTATAAAGTGCGCTACGACAGTGGAGCAAACTGCGAAGAACGCTGGATGCATATCGGCGACGACAATTGCTACTTCGCCATTTACCAGGCAAGTGAATTTAGTACGCCCAACCATCAACCTTACTCGGGTCAAGTAGGCTTCAATCACGTGGGCATGGTGGTGGATTCAGCAGCGACAATTCAGCAACGTCTAAGCGCCAACGGTTATACCGAATCGACACTGGAAAATAATCACCCCGCGCGACAACGAGTGTATTTTTTCGACCCAGACGGTAACGATTGGGAATTTGTGGAATACCTCAGTGAAGACCCGAAATTGAGGCATGATTATTCCGATGCTTAA
- a CDS encoding uroporphyrinogen-III synthase → MVKSEQPWRVLASRPVQQNKAWVAHLKGVGFATLEVPLLEIVTATTPEQLQAIKQIILDFDQFDGVIFVSQNAVQHTWAWLDQYWPQLPTAMNYFAVGQKTACEITKLLLPQSTGGVTAAVEAMNSEELLSLDALQQVENKKILICRGIGGRTTLAEQLQARGARVSYCELYERALPKSAISELAANKFSDERDLLSVFSGETLENLVQAMRLAELSLQHLPLLVPGERVAAAARVAGFQQLIIARNASEPEMLAALTQFIQTSG, encoded by the coding sequence ATGGTCAAGAGTGAGCAACCGTGGCGAGTGTTGGCGAGCCGTCCAGTACAGCAAAATAAAGCTTGGGTAGCACACTTGAAAGGTGTCGGATTTGCCACCCTGGAGGTGCCGCTACTCGAGATTGTTACCGCTACTACGCCCGAACAACTGCAAGCTATAAAACAGATAATTCTCGATTTTGATCAGTTCGACGGGGTGATTTTCGTCAGCCAGAATGCCGTTCAGCACACCTGGGCGTGGCTCGATCAATACTGGCCACAGTTACCCACGGCAATGAACTATTTCGCTGTCGGGCAAAAAACTGCGTGTGAAATTACCAAGTTGTTGCTACCGCAGTCCACGGGTGGAGTCACAGCCGCAGTTGAAGCCATGAACAGTGAAGAGTTGCTCTCGCTCGACGCTTTGCAACAGGTAGAAAATAAGAAAATCCTAATTTGTCGCGGTATTGGTGGGCGTACCACCCTGGCGGAACAATTGCAGGCGCGCGGTGCCCGAGTGAGTTATTGCGAGCTTTATGAGCGGGCGTTACCAAAATCTGCGATAAGTGAACTAGCTGCAAACAAATTTAGTGACGAACGTGATCTGCTTTCGGTGTTTTCCGGTGAAACCCTAGAAAATCTCGTGCAAGCTATGCGGCTGGCCGAGCTGTCCCTGCAGCACTTGCCGCTCCTGGTTCCCGGGGAGCGTGTCGCAGCCGCAGCACGGGTTGCTGGTTTTCAACAACTCATCATTGCGCGTAACGCCAGCGAGCCGGAAATGCTCGCAGCGCTCACCCAGTTTATTCAAACCTCAGGTTAA
- a CDS encoding DJ-1/PfpI family protein produces the protein MLNVAIYIYPDAEVLDFSGPFEVFSTANRVAPELCFEVFLVAQTAELVTARGGYQLMPHFDFSNHPSIDLLLVVGGVHNEQLQNPVVMSWVSETAARAKLVASVCTGAFILAKAGVLDNLQVTTHWEDISDLRSSFANLDVVENKRWVDTGKYLTSGGISAGIDMSLHLVERLVSREIAEKTARQMEYRWCD, from the coding sequence ATGCTTAATGTCGCCATTTACATTTACCCCGACGCAGAAGTGCTGGATTTTTCGGGACCTTTTGAAGTTTTTTCGACCGCCAATCGCGTTGCTCCAGAGCTTTGCTTCGAGGTGTTTTTAGTGGCGCAAACAGCAGAGCTTGTTACCGCGCGTGGCGGCTATCAACTCATGCCACATTTTGATTTCAGCAATCACCCCTCGATCGATTTGTTACTCGTGGTGGGTGGCGTGCACAACGAGCAATTGCAAAACCCTGTGGTGATGAGCTGGGTTTCGGAAACTGCGGCACGAGCCAAGCTTGTGGCTTCTGTTTGTACCGGCGCTTTTATTTTGGCGAAAGCCGGAGTGCTGGATAACCTTCAGGTTACCACCCACTGGGAAGATATCTCAGATTTACGAAGCAGCTTTGCAAATCTCGACGTCGTCGAAAACAAGCGCTGGGTTGATACTGGGAAATACCTGACGTCCGGCGGAATCTCCGCCGGTATTGATATGAGTTTACATTTGGTTGAGCGTTTGGTGTCACGGGAAATTGCTGAAAAGACCGCTCGCCAAATGGAATATCGTTGGTGCGATTAG
- a CDS encoding RNA polymerase sigma-70 factor (ECF subfamily), with protein sequence MTNVMSGVTEDALQEAATPLDLVQRIRNGDSLAEHQLVEKYQRGLRLVLQRKSNPGIAEEVCQETWRVVLENLRQGKLRDPQKLAAYITQTGRNQLIMYFRRNENTGADSSKTVEPTTTFGPQDAVEQQRLRNIIQKLLDELNKPRDREILQRFYLDEEDKVKICEDLSLSDLHFNRVLHRAKQRFRALVESHDNIT encoded by the coding sequence ATGACGAACGTAATGTCTGGCGTCACAGAAGATGCCCTGCAGGAAGCGGCAACACCACTGGATCTGGTACAACGAATTCGCAACGGTGATTCTCTCGCCGAGCATCAACTGGTAGAGAAATATCAGCGCGGACTGCGTTTGGTGTTGCAGCGTAAAAGCAACCCCGGCATTGCGGAAGAAGTCTGCCAGGAGACTTGGCGGGTGGTGCTTGAAAATCTCCGTCAGGGGAAACTTCGTGACCCACAAAAACTGGCGGCATATATCACTCAAACTGGTCGCAATCAATTGATTATGTATTTTCGGCGCAACGAAAATACCGGCGCCGACAGCAGCAAAACCGTAGAACCCACCACCACCTTTGGGCCACAAGATGCCGTCGAACAACAACGGCTGCGTAACATCATCCAGAAGCTACTCGATGAATTGAACAAACCCCGCGATCGCGAAATTTTGCAGCGCTTTTACCTCGACGAAGAGGACAAGGTGAAAATTTGCGAAGATTTGTCACTCAGCGATTTACACTTCAATAGGGTCCTACACAGAGCCAAACAACGTTTTCGCGCATTAGTAGAAAGTCATGACAACATCACCTAA
- a CDS encoding NAD(P)-dependent dehydrogenase (short-subunit alcohol dehydrogenase family): MKKNLNDKWALVTGSSRGIGQQIALGLASLGCNLIVHGRAAGNLEKTLGLLTASQGEVAAVYGELDSEQGVAQVIEQTFAITPRLDILYNNAAIGCDSTPVFEFNMSVWQKVFQVNVLAIAKLCNAFGPGMKARNWGRIVNVSSGIADQPNLAPYSVSKAAVDKFTKDLAFEFKDTNVRVNCIDPGWIQTDLGGPDAWDVVESTIPGMLAPLIVDDNGPNGEYFRAQDYKYFD; encoded by the coding sequence ATGAAAAAAAATTTAAACGATAAATGGGCGTTGGTTACCGGCTCCAGCCGCGGTATTGGTCAGCAAATTGCGCTGGGCTTGGCGAGTCTGGGTTGTAATTTGATTGTGCACGGTCGCGCTGCTGGTAATCTTGAAAAAACTTTAGGGCTGCTTACTGCCAGCCAAGGTGAAGTGGCAGCAGTGTACGGTGAGCTTGATAGCGAGCAAGGCGTTGCACAGGTCATCGAACAAACTTTTGCGATCACACCACGGCTCGATATTCTTTACAACAACGCTGCCATAGGTTGTGACTCCACTCCGGTATTTGAATTTAATATGAGTGTTTGGCAAAAAGTTTTTCAGGTGAATGTGTTGGCCATCGCAAAATTGTGTAATGCCTTTGGACCGGGAATGAAAGCTCGCAACTGGGGACGTATTGTGAACGTATCTTCCGGAATTGCCGATCAACCCAATCTTGCGCCGTACAGTGTTTCCAAAGCAGCTGTCGATAAATTTACCAAAGATCTCGCATTTGAATTTAAAGACACAAACGTGCGTGTTAATTGCATTGATCCAGGTTGGATTCAAACCGACCTTGGCGGTCCAGATGCCTGGGATGTGGTGGAGTCCACAATACCGGGTATGTTGGCACCGCTTATCGTGGACGATAATGGCCCGAATGGTGAATACTTCCGCGCGCAGGATTACAAATATTTTGATTAA
- a CDS encoding NADPH:quinone reductase-like Zn-dependent oxidoreductase produces MKAVSWNAYGAPDVLALQDVAIPRPTKNQLLIKVHASAVTSGDCRLRAFQIPRGFWLPARLAFGIFKPRCNVPGMNLAGEVISVGSDVTEFSSGDRVFGSTGMALGAHAEYACVAEQGAIVKLPESIDYSDAAAIIFGGLTAVHFLRDCVTVKAGSRILINGASGAVGTAAVALANHFGGVVTAVCSEKKHDLARALGAEDCLDYRKVDFTQQTQNYDLILDAVGNVTLKKAAPKLKPGGKLILINGGCRAFLHALFNKTLLCGVAPETKEMLLYIADLLERGVFKAVIDKTFLLDEVIAAHRYVDTGRKCGNVILLHRKNHDA; encoded by the coding sequence ATGAAAGCAGTGAGCTGGAACGCCTATGGCGCGCCAGATGTGTTGGCGTTGCAAGATGTCGCGATACCCCGGCCAACAAAAAATCAGCTTCTTATTAAAGTGCACGCGAGCGCAGTAACCAGCGGTGACTGCCGTTTGCGTGCGTTTCAGATTCCACGTGGTTTTTGGCTGCCAGCGCGTCTTGCGTTTGGCATTTTTAAACCGCGTTGTAATGTCCCGGGAATGAACCTCGCCGGTGAAGTAATTTCCGTGGGCAGTGACGTTACAGAATTTAGCTCGGGTGATCGCGTGTTTGGCTCCACGGGTATGGCATTGGGGGCTCACGCCGAATATGCCTGTGTCGCCGAGCAGGGTGCGATCGTCAAGTTACCAGAGAGCATCGATTATAGCGATGCTGCCGCTATAATTTTCGGTGGCCTTACAGCCGTACATTTTTTAAGGGATTGCGTTACCGTTAAAGCGGGATCGCGAATTTTGATTAATGGTGCATCCGGCGCTGTTGGTACTGCCGCTGTGGCGCTCGCAAATCATTTCGGAGGTGTCGTAACTGCTGTTTGCTCTGAAAAAAAACATGACTTGGCTCGCGCTTTGGGTGCGGAAGATTGCCTTGATTACCGCAAAGTCGATTTTACTCAGCAGACACAAAACTACGACCTTATTCTTGATGCCGTCGGCAATGTCACTCTGAAAAAAGCCGCGCCAAAGCTGAAACCTGGCGGTAAATTGATTTTAATAAACGGGGGCTGCAGAGCATTTTTGCACGCGTTGTTTAACAAAACATTACTGTGTGGCGTCGCTCCCGAAACCAAAGAAATGTTGTTGTACATTGCAGACTTACTCGAACGTGGAGTTTTTAAAGCAGTAATAGATAAAACTTTTTTACTGGACGAGGTTATTGCCGCACATCGTTATGTAGATACCGGTCGGAAGTGCGGCAATGTCATTTTATTACACCGGAAAAATCACGATGCTTAA
- a CDS encoding hydroxymethylbilane synthase has product MTTTLRIATRKSALALWQAEYVKAELIKYHPELNIELVPLTSRGDKILDVPLAKVGGKGLFVKELESALLDHQADIAVHSMKDVPMEFPEGLRLEVICEREDPRDALVSNKYPQLDAIPAGAIIGTSSLRRQSQLLAARPDLEVTFLRGNVNTRLAKLDAGEYDAIILAAAGLKRLEMPERIASYLSPETLLPAGGQGAVGIECRSDDAATQTLLAPLHHATTAQAVMAERAMNRTLEGGCQVPIGCYAMHEDGALWLRGLVADPEGQRVIYDEIRGPANTAEDLGNSLAQRLLTAGADEILKSVYGQE; this is encoded by the coding sequence GTGACAACAACGCTGCGCATCGCCACCCGAAAAAGTGCGCTTGCTCTTTGGCAGGCCGAATACGTAAAAGCTGAACTTATTAAGTACCACCCGGAGCTGAATATTGAGCTGGTGCCGCTCACCAGTCGAGGCGATAAAATTCTTGATGTACCTCTCGCCAAGGTCGGTGGCAAAGGCCTGTTTGTGAAAGAACTCGAATCTGCGTTGCTTGATCATCAAGCCGATATTGCAGTGCACTCCATGAAAGATGTGCCCATGGAATTTCCTGAAGGTTTGCGGCTCGAAGTGATTTGTGAAAGGGAAGACCCTCGCGACGCACTGGTCTCCAACAAATACCCCCAGCTGGATGCGATTCCCGCCGGTGCGATTATTGGCACATCCAGCCTGCGTCGCCAGAGCCAACTGTTGGCGGCGCGCCCAGATTTAGAAGTGACATTTCTGCGCGGCAACGTAAACACCCGTCTCGCGAAATTGGATGCCGGTGAATACGACGCTATCATCTTGGCAGCAGCCGGTTTGAAACGACTCGAAATGCCGGAACGTATTGCCAGCTATTTGTCTCCTGAAACGCTTTTACCGGCTGGTGGCCAGGGCGCAGTGGGCATTGAATGCCGCAGTGATGATGCCGCAACTCAGACGCTGCTTGCGCCTTTGCACCATGCCACTACCGCGCAGGCGGTCATGGCGGAGCGCGCCATGAACCGTACCCTGGAGGGCGGCTGTCAGGTGCCGATTGGCTGTTACGCCATGCATGAAGATGGTGCTTTGTGGTTGCGTGGTCTGGTCGCCGATCCAGAGGGGCAGCGTGTCATTTACGATGAAATCCGTGGACCTGCGAACACCGCTGAAGATTTGGGCAACAGCTTGGCGCAACGCCTTTTAACTGCGGGTGCTGACGAAATATTAAAAAGCGTATATGGTCAAGAGTGA
- a CDS encoding helix-turn-helix protein, protein MQQPDSARNLADNLAQNVKQLREARGFTQQHIARLSGIPRPTWASIETGGGNPTLAVLSKLAAALQVSIEELVSAPRAQVAFFPSGFGPPRNRRGGSFRPLLPEAIPGLHIERIELKPGATILGVPHTQGTREYLTCERGVVNLHVSGETWVLSAGDAVAFRGDQKHSYSNGSATARSVAFSVVCFAPV, encoded by the coding sequence ATGCAGCAACCCGACTCCGCACGAAACCTGGCCGACAACCTTGCTCAAAATGTTAAACAGCTGCGAGAAGCCCGCGGTTTCACTCAGCAACACATTGCGCGGCTGTCCGGAATTCCCCGGCCCACTTGGGCGAGTATCGAAACAGGGGGCGGAAATCCAACGCTTGCGGTGCTTAGCAAACTCGCAGCCGCACTCCAGGTGAGCATTGAAGAACTGGTGAGTGCACCGCGCGCCCAGGTGGCCTTCTTTCCCTCGGGTTTCGGGCCGCCGCGCAATCGTCGCGGTGGTTCTTTCAGGCCACTGCTGCCCGAGGCCATTCCGGGTTTGCACATCGAACGCATTGAATTGAAGCCGGGGGCAACCATCCTTGGTGTGCCCCATACGCAGGGCACACGGGAATACCTCACTTGTGAGCGGGGTGTTGTGAACTTGCATGTTTCTGGGGAAACCTGGGTACTGAGTGCCGGCGATGCGGTTGCCTTTCGGGGCGATCAGAAGCATAGCTACAGCAATGGCAGCGCCACTGCACGGTCTGTGGCTTTCTCTGTCGTATGTTTTGCGCCAGTCTAA
- a CDS encoding uroporphyrin-3 C-methyltransferase, with translation MTQDDKTPAQNDSEPELQSDDSVSDVQMNKDTPSTVAVDEETADGDVQDSPQQRDTAGEINIATTARKKFPWGSLALWLALALLGAAVAAMGWYGYQFYREDASKSGRVSELQGELTSLSEQQQQLAASRQQQQAQLQTTQQQLHDANERILAAEQRLAAQNKRLLAMSTITREDWLLAEAEYLLKLANQRILIERSAGGAEALLTEADKILRDLDDPDLFALRKAVNNDLASLRLVQKIDAEGIYLQINGLVEQITTLPIRPDRKQVLGINEKPVSQKLDSELTAENWWEAIKNNMRAFLASLRSYISIDRHGEKPTPILAPESAQYLQQNVRLMMERAQLALLREQQAIYQNSLLQAEKYLSDYYPKSAPVAAFREQLQALSQKNIEVKLPDITGSLELLHAYIETLHNLKGAEPAVPAGGASQ, from the coding sequence ATGACTCAAGACGACAAAACACCAGCACAGAACGACTCTGAGCCTGAGCTGCAATCAGATGACTCTGTCAGCGACGTGCAAATGAATAAGGATACGCCGTCAACGGTTGCGGTGGATGAAGAAACCGCCGATGGCGATGTACAAGATTCACCGCAACAGCGGGATACCGCTGGCGAAATAAATATCGCGACCACAGCCCGTAAAAAATTCCCGTGGGGATCACTGGCCTTATGGTTAGCGCTTGCATTGCTCGGCGCGGCAGTTGCCGCTATGGGGTGGTACGGCTACCAGTTCTATCGCGAAGATGCCTCGAAAAGTGGTCGCGTTAGTGAGCTGCAAGGCGAGTTGACCAGCCTTTCGGAGCAACAGCAGCAGCTCGCGGCATCGCGGCAACAACAGCAAGCGCAGTTACAGACCACACAGCAGCAATTGCACGATGCCAATGAGCGTATTCTTGCTGCAGAACAGCGCCTCGCCGCGCAAAATAAACGCCTTCTGGCCATGTCGACTATAACCCGGGAAGACTGGCTGCTGGCCGAGGCTGAATATCTGCTTAAACTCGCCAACCAGCGTATTTTGATTGAGCGCAGTGCCGGCGGAGCTGAAGCGCTGTTAACGGAAGCCGACAAGATTTTGCGTGATCTTGATGACCCGGATTTATTCGCACTGCGCAAAGCTGTGAATAACGATCTCGCATCCTTGCGGCTGGTTCAAAAGATCGATGCCGAGGGTATCTATTTACAGATCAATGGCCTCGTCGAGCAAATTACCACGCTGCCAATTAGGCCCGACCGCAAACAGGTATTGGGTATCAACGAAAAGCCTGTGTCGCAAAAACTCGATAGCGAACTCACAGCAGAAAACTGGTGGGAAGCAATAAAAAATAATATGCGAGCGTTTCTAGCGAGCTTACGTAGTTACATCAGTATTGACCGCCATGGCGAAAAACCCACCCCGATTCTCGCCCCTGAGTCGGCTCAATACCTGCAACAAAACGTGCGCCTGATGATGGAGCGTGCGCAACTGGCGCTTTTGCGGGAACAGCAGGCAATTTATCAAAACAGCTTGCTGCAGGCTGAAAAATACCTCTCCGACTATTACCCGAAATCTGCACCCGTTGCAGCGTTTCGTGAGCAGTTACAGGCCTTGTCGCAAAAAAATATTGAAGTAAAACTGCCGGACATCACCGGATCCTTAGAATTACTGCATGCTTATATAGAAACGTTGCACAATCTCAAAGGGGCCGAGCCTGCCGTGCCAGCGGGAGGCGCTTCACAATGA
- a CDS encoding endo-1,4-beta-xylanase, producing the protein MKINIFGMAIICLLITACGGSDSGGGTAPTLPAPTPEPSDPENPPVAYNAVDSLKAHAEFPIGMEVSAADQERSIFTLTSQQSVLTYHFNELVAGLIMKMSYLHPQQDTFYFDDADALVDYALANNMRMHGHTTIWYWDSQIPEWIKSFEGDWNSMMHNHVYQIVNHFAGRVNSWDVVNEAVDYNWQTAQAGYRNDLFYQNMGASFIENAYVSAREGDPQAELYYNDFHLSYNNGKLDFIIAMLNDFIDRDIPIDGLGFQMHITMESPSREQMDAAFQKAAATGLKIKISELDIAINRRGPDYTGGVWYPEQVLTIALARQQKQRYKDVVASYLENVPPDQRGGITVWGLVDEETWMRAVANSDWEWPLLFNDDYTVKPAFYGFLEALTGQ; encoded by the coding sequence ATGAAAATAAATATCTTCGGTATGGCTATTATTTGTTTGCTTATCACTGCTTGTGGTGGTTCAGATTCTGGAGGCGGCACAGCACCAACACTGCCCGCTCCCACACCGGAACCGAGCGACCCCGAAAATCCTCCAGTGGCCTATAACGCAGTCGATAGCCTCAAAGCACACGCAGAATTTCCCATCGGTATGGAGGTAAGTGCGGCTGACCAGGAGCGTAGCATTTTTACCCTCACATCGCAGCAGTCGGTACTCACTTACCACTTTAACGAATTGGTTGCCGGTTTAATTATGAAAATGTCGTATTTGCATCCGCAACAAGACACATTTTATTTTGATGATGCAGATGCCCTTGTTGACTATGCACTTGCCAATAATATGCGCATGCACGGCCACACCACTATCTGGTATTGGGATTCTCAAATTCCCGAATGGATAAAGTCTTTTGAGGGCGATTGGAACTCAATGATGCACAATCACGTGTACCAAATTGTGAATCATTTCGCTGGGCGTGTTAATAGCTGGGATGTGGTTAATGAAGCTGTGGATTATAACTGGCAAACTGCACAAGCCGGTTATCGAAATGATCTGTTCTATCAAAACATGGGAGCAAGTTTTATTGAAAATGCTTATGTGTCTGCCCGTGAGGGTGATCCTCAAGCTGAACTTTATTACAACGATTTTCATCTGAGTTATAACAATGGCAAGTTGGATTTTATTATTGCTATGCTCAATGATTTTATTGATCGCGATATCCCTATAGACGGTTTGGGATTCCAAATGCACATCACCATGGAATCCCCAAGTCGTGAGCAAATGGACGCGGCATTTCAAAAAGCGGCGGCAACTGGTTTAAAAATAAAAATATCTGAATTGGATATTGCGATTAATCGGCGTGGCCCTGATTACACCGGTGGTGTTTGGTATCCGGAACAGGTATTAACCATTGCGCTGGCACGACAGCAAAAGCAGCGCTACAAAGATGTGGTTGCCAGTTATCTGGAAAATGTCCCGCCTGATCAACGCGGGGGCATTACCGTTTGGGGCTTGGTGGATGAAGAAACCTGGATGCGTGCGGTGGCCAATAGCGATTGGGAATGGCCGCTACTTTTTAATGACGATTACACGGTAAAGCCTGCATTTTATGGGTTTTTGGAAGCTCTCACCGGGCAATAA
- a CDS encoding HemY protein: protein MNRAKFIGALSLVVLIASPFILELIKADSGYVLVSIGETTIQTSFWFGLFAIVVAVFLWRQVIKLFRAILRSLGVSWSFLVESRSRQTTTRTNRGLINYIEGNWEAAKKDLLSVAKYADQPLVHYLAAAHSAHQMGDLEACQELLSQAEKVAPENELAVLLSQAKMQLSAKQYEQCLATLERARTGAPRHPVLLELLRVVYMQVNDWQAVLDLIPQLRKTRNYSDDNLQALEVEASAALMQTHRFNLEELTGFWHHLAKHLKASGALVEQYSELLIAQQQYDKAEQQLRQALTKNWNKSLITLYGKAAANNSSEQLLIAEQWLRQRPGDADLLLALARISMRNKLWGKARSYFESSLQLQANPQAYAELAALLAQLGDHQKSTELYQKGLVQLTKKELSV, encoded by the coding sequence ATGAACCGCGCAAAATTTATCGGGGCGCTCAGCCTGGTTGTGCTGATCGCCAGCCCATTTATATTGGAGCTGATAAAGGCCGACAGTGGCTACGTATTGGTGAGTATTGGCGAAACCACCATTCAAACCAGCTTCTGGTTTGGGTTGTTTGCAATAGTGGTCGCGGTGTTCCTGTGGCGGCAGGTGATTAAATTGTTTCGGGCGATTTTGCGATCGCTGGGAGTCAGCTGGTCATTTCTTGTTGAAAGCCGCTCACGACAAACCACAACTCGCACTAACCGGGGTTTGATCAACTACATTGAGGGAAACTGGGAGGCTGCCAAAAAGGATTTGTTAAGTGTTGCCAAATACGCAGATCAGCCGCTGGTGCATTATCTCGCTGCCGCTCACAGTGCTCACCAAATGGGTGACTTGGAAGCTTGCCAGGAATTGCTGTCGCAGGCCGAAAAGGTAGCTCCTGAAAACGAGTTGGCGGTGTTATTGAGTCAAGCCAAAATGCAGCTTTCAGCAAAGCAATATGAGCAGTGCCTAGCGACCCTGGAACGCGCCAGAACTGGTGCGCCGCGCCATCCAGTGTTGTTGGAATTATTGCGGGTGGTTTACATGCAGGTTAACGACTGGCAGGCCGTGTTGGATTTGATACCTCAGTTGCGCAAAACACGGAACTACAGCGATGATAATTTACAGGCGCTTGAAGTTGAAGCCAGTGCCGCGCTGATGCAAACACACAGGTTTAATCTTGAGGAACTCACGGGGTTTTGGCATCACCTGGCAAAACATTTAAAAGCGTCGGGCGCGTTGGTGGAACAATACAGTGAATTGTTAATCGCGCAGCAGCAGTACGATAAAGCCGAGCAGCAGTTGCGCCAGGCGCTCACCAAAAACTGGAATAAATCTCTAATTACCCTTTACGGCAAGGCTGCTGCCAATAACAGTAGCGAACAATTGCTCATTGCCGAACAATGGCTGCGACAGCGACCTGGCGATGCTGATCTCTTGCTGGCGCTGGCGCGAATCTCGATGCGCAACAAATTGTGGGGTAAAGCGCGAAGTTATTTCGAAAGTAGCCTGCAGTTGCAAGCGAACCCACAAGCTTATGCAGAGCTTGCCGCGTTGCTGGCACAGCTGGGGGATCATCAAAAAAGCACCGAGCTCTATCAGAAGGGGCTGGTACAACTCACAAAAAAAGAATTGAGCGTATGA